One Micromonospora eburnea genomic region harbors:
- a CDS encoding DivIVA domain-containing protein — protein sequence MIYGTRNRLLPHHVRAAVFDRRWRGLDPTQVRDHLEHVADELERLHRELITATTEAERIRQALRQWQSRHGHCRHRDPGTPDSRQPR from the coding sequence ATGATCTACGGAACCAGAAACCGCCTGCTGCCACACCACGTCCGCGCCGCCGTATTCGACCGGCGCTGGCGCGGCCTCGACCCCACCCAGGTACGCGACCACCTCGAACACGTCGCCGACGAACTCGAACGCCTCCACCGCGAACTCATCACAGCGACCACCGAGGCCGAACGCATCCGCCAGGCCCTACGACAGTGGCAGTCCCGCCACGGACACTGCCGCCACCGCGACCCGGGCACCCCCGACAGCCGGCAGCCGCGATGA